One window of Vibrio atlanticus genomic DNA carries:
- a CDS encoding DUF2238 domain-containing protein, which produces MTITPLAQNRPLLSLTAVYLVIFLFSAFAPSSRAVWIAEIVPALGILIGIWWLSTKLTFSKTAYALMFIWLILHTIGAKYTFSEVPFDWFNNLIGSERNNFDRVAHFSIGLYAYPLAEYLIRKKLAQPILACLFALFAIMSVAAGYEIIEWWYAEIAGGDEGIAFLGSQGDIWDAQKDMLCDTTGAIVSLLLLQLQGRVRAH; this is translated from the coding sequence ATGACAATTACGCCACTTGCTCAAAATAGACCTCTACTCTCACTAACTGCTGTCTATCTTGTTATCTTTCTCTTTTCAGCCTTTGCGCCATCTTCAAGAGCCGTTTGGATCGCTGAGATCGTCCCTGCTCTCGGTATTCTTATCGGGATATGGTGGCTATCCACCAAGCTCACCTTTTCTAAGACAGCTTATGCTCTGATGTTTATCTGGCTTATTTTGCACACGATAGGCGCAAAATATACCTTCTCAGAAGTGCCATTTGACTGGTTCAATAACCTTATCGGCTCTGAGCGCAATAACTTTGACCGAGTAGCCCATTTCTCTATTGGTCTTTATGCCTATCCACTCGCAGAGTATTTGATTCGTAAGAAATTGGCTCAGCCGATACTAGCCTGTTTGTTTGCCCTATTTGCGATCATGAGTGTAGCAGCTGGCTACGAGATTATAGAATGGTGGTATGCAGAGATTGCAGGTGGTGATGAAGGTATCGCGTTCCTTGGCTCACAAGGTGATATTTGGGATGCACAGAAAGACATGCTGTGTGATACAACGGGTGCCATTGTCTCGCTATTACTGTTGCAACTTCAAGGACGAGTTAGAGCTCATTAA
- a CDS encoding ABC-ATPase domain-containing protein, with protein MDQLTAKLKKLEKQNFRAYQQIKGQYDFADFELHIDHVQGDPYASSSRFRATRAWSLTGLDWLKEKSYEYQVAARDFIARSFSEFAKQEATVSIALTGQTVLDNTSVVFTEHGIEIRFRINLPADGRSILAKKAINIITFYLPKFIRRATLERELNIEAMIKHCETVEDQDALRAQLEENNLAAFVANGSVLPRIAGNCDLPMKGAVPFLAPESLSVTLNAPNQGDVTGLGIPKGITLIVGGGFHGKSTLLNAVERSIYNHIPGDGREGIVTATDTMKIRAEDGRCVHNLNLSNYINHLPMQKDTSNFSTQDASGSTSQAAWLQESIEAGVQTLLIDEDTSATNFMIRDERMQALVSKGAEPITPLVDRIGQLREEMDISTIVVMGGSGDYLDVADTVIQMHDYQAVDVTEKAQEVIAQHPTQRTNECETALETFVPRSLNRAALMNILTDGKFRVNAKGKESLRFGKEFADLSALEQLESTSEVNAIGWAWFQFAQTPGWSNNPAKEFSAILSDEWHVNMPNYGDLAKPRVLDVMAALNRMRKSQFKPSSSN; from the coding sequence ATGGATCAGTTGACTGCAAAGCTTAAAAAGCTCGAAAAACAAAACTTCCGCGCATATCAACAAATTAAAGGTCAATACGACTTTGCTGATTTCGAATTACACATCGACCACGTTCAAGGTGACCCGTATGCATCATCTTCACGTTTTCGCGCAACACGCGCTTGGTCGTTAACAGGGTTAGATTGGCTTAAAGAAAAATCTTACGAATACCAAGTAGCAGCGCGTGATTTTATTGCACGTAGCTTCTCTGAATTTGCTAAGCAAGAAGCGACAGTGTCTATCGCACTAACAGGCCAAACTGTTTTGGATAACACATCTGTGGTTTTCACCGAGCACGGTATCGAAATTCGTTTTCGTATCAACCTACCCGCTGATGGTCGTAGTATTCTTGCAAAGAAAGCAATCAACATCATTACATTCTATTTGCCTAAGTTTATTCGTCGCGCAACGCTTGAACGCGAACTCAACATCGAAGCGATGATTAAGCATTGTGAAACTGTTGAAGACCAAGACGCATTGCGTGCTCAATTGGAAGAAAACAACCTAGCAGCATTCGTTGCAAATGGCAGTGTATTACCTCGTATTGCAGGTAACTGCGACCTGCCAATGAAAGGCGCGGTTCCTTTCCTAGCACCAGAGTCTTTAAGTGTGACGCTAAACGCGCCAAACCAAGGTGATGTGACTGGCCTGGGTATTCCTAAAGGCATCACGCTGATCGTTGGTGGTGGTTTCCATGGTAAATCTACACTATTGAACGCCGTTGAACGTTCTATCTATAACCATATTCCTGGTGATGGCCGTGAAGGTATCGTGACTGCGACCGATACGATGAAGATCCGTGCTGAAGATGGCCGATGTGTACACAACTTGAATCTTTCAAACTACATCAACCATTTACCAATGCAGAAAGACACGTCTAATTTCAGCACACAAGATGCATCAGGTTCTACATCGCAAGCGGCTTGGCTACAAGAATCGATTGAAGCAGGCGTTCAAACACTACTTATTGATGAAGATACGTCAGCGACTAACTTCATGATTCGTGACGAACGTATGCAAGCGCTAGTATCAAAAGGTGCTGAGCCAATCACTCCACTTGTTGACCGTATTGGCCAACTACGTGAAGAGATGGATATCTCTACCATTGTTGTAATGGGTGGTTCTGGTGATTACCTAGACGTGGCTGACACTGTGATTCAAATGCACGACTACCAAGCGGTAGACGTAACTGAAAAAGCACAAGAAGTCATCGCTCAACACCCAACTCAACGAACTAACGAATGTGAGACCGCATTAGAAACGTTTGTTCCTCGCTCGTTAAACCGCGCTGCATTGATGAACATTCTTACTGATGGCAAATTCCGAGTTAACGCGAAAGGCAAAGAGTCACTGCGTTTTGGTAAGGAATTCGCTGATCTTTCTGCATTAGAGCAGTTAGAGTCAACATCAGAAGTTAACGCGATTGGTTGGGCATGGTTCCAGTTTGCACAAACTCCAGGTTGGTCAAATAACCCAGCTAAAGAGTTTAGCGCTATCTTAAGCGATGAATGGCACGTGAACATGCCAAACTACGGTGACTTAGCGAAACCAAGAGTATTGGATGTAATGGCCGCACTAAACCGTATGCGTAAATCTCAGTTCAAACCTTCGAGCTCGAACTAA
- a CDS encoding sensor domain-containing phosphodiesterase translates to MKKIKTIDLDIPDDMASSWQNIVDLLAQITQVPAALIMRVHTNYIEVFSTSHSQDNPYNKGDSETLGNGLYCETVMESQQQLLVPNALADVDWKNNPDTKLGLISYCGIPLFWPNGELFGTICILDSKENHYTPTYIKLLESFRTSIESQLKTLFQHAKLTQMNRDLKSRVATRTKDLASLNYSLNQEIDKRRAAEQKINFQKNHDIGTGFLNRTAFESRLNNKLSSQQRLTDNSFAVIHIGFTNGRRIQARYGYDALDQVLVEYRKRIDSISDIEVLTARPTSIDLVLAFSVKDLHQRLEELCQTLVKVGHSEFDIESDKVHLHAFIGIAITDNEDDAESILQKSSEAMLACKDSGQKFAYYSQSHTEQQSHINKIEGYLLQAVRNDDLMLYFQPKVCPLTHRWVGAEALLRWRHPVLGDISNETLIHMAEQNGLIFEVGSFVLRNAIEKAKEWSEYVEDFKMAVNVSAIQLKNVHFAEQVVHLLETYHLEPHFLELEVTESCLIADEVVAKNTLESLHNIGVTLSLDDFGTGYASFSYLKKFPFDTIKIDKSFIDQMLNSQEDSEIVRSIVQIAKKLDLKVTIEGIESEVQEQFIINEGCDVGQGYLYGKPMPSQEFEHSLINQNYLGTTRYA, encoded by the coding sequence ATGAAGAAGATAAAAACGATAGACTTAGATATCCCTGACGATATGGCCTCCAGCTGGCAAAATATTGTCGACCTCTTAGCTCAAATCACTCAAGTGCCTGCTGCACTTATCATGCGTGTTCATACCAACTACATTGAAGTTTTCTCTACCAGCCACAGTCAGGATAACCCTTATAACAAAGGCGATTCTGAAACATTAGGAAATGGGCTTTACTGCGAAACAGTGATGGAGTCTCAGCAGCAGCTTTTAGTACCCAATGCGCTTGCCGATGTTGATTGGAAAAACAACCCCGACACAAAGCTTGGCTTAATCTCTTATTGTGGCATTCCGCTATTTTGGCCTAACGGCGAATTGTTCGGCACCATTTGTATCTTGGACTCGAAAGAAAATCACTACACGCCTACCTATATTAAGCTATTAGAAAGCTTTCGCACCTCGATAGAATCTCAATTAAAAACCTTGTTTCAACACGCGAAGCTCACTCAAATGAATCGTGACTTAAAAAGCCGTGTTGCTACTCGCACAAAAGATCTCGCGAGTCTTAATTATTCATTAAACCAAGAGATTGATAAGCGAAGAGCGGCAGAACAAAAGATAAACTTCCAAAAGAATCATGACATCGGCACCGGCTTTTTAAACCGAACCGCATTCGAGTCTCGCCTAAATAACAAACTGTCGTCACAGCAAAGGCTGACGGACAATTCATTTGCGGTTATTCATATAGGGTTTACGAATGGAAGGCGCATACAGGCTCGATATGGCTATGACGCGTTAGACCAAGTGCTGGTTGAATACCGAAAACGTATCGACAGTATCTCTGATATCGAGGTACTAACTGCACGCCCTACTTCTATCGATCTCGTACTGGCGTTCAGCGTAAAAGATTTGCACCAACGCCTAGAAGAACTTTGCCAGACGCTCGTTAAAGTCGGCCATTCAGAGTTCGATATCGAAAGTGACAAGGTACATTTGCATGCGTTTATCGGGATCGCGATTACTGATAACGAAGATGATGCGGAAAGCATTCTTCAGAAATCATCAGAAGCCATGCTCGCCTGTAAAGATTCCGGACAAAAATTCGCTTACTACTCTCAATCTCATACTGAACAACAAAGTCACATCAATAAGATCGAAGGTTATTTGCTTCAAGCCGTACGTAATGATGACCTCATGCTCTACTTTCAACCTAAGGTATGTCCATTAACGCATCGTTGGGTTGGTGCTGAAGCCCTACTACGTTGGCGCCATCCAGTCTTAGGGGATATCTCCAACGAAACCTTGATACATATGGCCGAGCAAAACGGTTTGATTTTCGAAGTCGGAAGCTTTGTTCTGCGTAATGCGATTGAAAAAGCGAAAGAGTGGTCCGAATACGTTGAAGATTTCAAGATGGCTGTGAATGTGTCCGCAATTCAACTCAAGAATGTGCACTTTGCGGAACAAGTGGTTCACCTACTCGAAACCTATCACCTGGAACCTCATTTCTTAGAACTTGAAGTCACGGAAAGTTGCCTCATTGCAGATGAAGTCGTCGCGAAAAACACATTGGAATCGTTACACAACATTGGCGTTACATTGTCACTGGATGACTTTGGGACGGGCTATGCCTCATTTAGTTACCTTAAGAAATTCCCATTCGATACGATTAAAATTGATAAGAGCTTCATCGACCAAATGCTCAACTCACAGGAAGACTCGGAGATCGTTCGGTCTATAGTCCAAATCGCGAAAAAGCTCGACTTAAAAGTCACAATTGAAGGTATAGAATCGGAGGTTCAGGAGCAATTTATCATCAATGAAGGTTGTGATGTGGGACAAGGTTACCTTTATGGCAAGCCAATGCCGAGCCAAGAATTCGAACACAGCTTAATCAATCAAAACTATTTGGGGACAACTCGTTACGCTTAA
- a CDS encoding DMT family transporter: protein MQTVMITFITLVAFAANSVLCRWALMDQTIDPLSFSIVRIISGALTLLILLTLSSHSKSREELVNNDKSVETKLKLQFQFTSILSLLVYMFGFSFAYLELGAGLGALVLFVAVQFTMIAAHLLAGNRMSLLEWCGCLLSVSGLVYLLMPTESTSSPDITSIILMTLAGIGWGIYTLAGKKSTNALQSTTANFAFSSLVLLVLLSLLVVIPNVASKISITEQGLLYAILSGSVASGVGYSLWYYVVKKLDTVVASIAQLSVPVIATLGGVLLLSEPVTMQFIISSTVILLGISLVLVAPKLKK, encoded by the coding sequence ATGCAAACGGTGATGATCACATTTATAACGCTGGTGGCGTTTGCTGCCAATTCAGTGTTGTGTCGTTGGGCTTTGATGGATCAAACGATTGATCCTTTGAGTTTCTCGATCGTTCGTATCATATCGGGTGCCCTTACACTTCTGATTTTATTAACTTTGTCTTCCCACTCTAAGTCTAGAGAGGAGCTAGTAAACAACGACAAGTCGGTAGAGACAAAGCTCAAATTACAGTTTCAATTCACATCAATATTGTCACTCCTCGTTTATATGTTTGGTTTCTCGTTTGCTTACTTAGAGCTTGGTGCAGGTCTCGGTGCTTTGGTCCTGTTTGTCGCGGTTCAATTCACGATGATTGCCGCACACCTGTTAGCAGGCAACAGAATGTCATTGTTAGAGTGGTGTGGTTGTTTGTTGTCAGTTTCTGGGCTCGTTTACTTACTCATGCCGACGGAATCGACAAGTTCGCCAGATATAACCTCAATCATATTGATGACTCTGGCTGGAATTGGGTGGGGCATTTATACACTGGCGGGTAAGAAATCCACGAACGCGTTGCAATCCACTACTGCCAACTTTGCATTTAGCTCGTTAGTGCTCCTTGTGTTACTAAGCCTGTTAGTTGTCATCCCTAATGTGGCATCGAAAATATCCATCACAGAACAAGGCTTGCTTTACGCAATATTGTCGGGCTCAGTGGCTTCTGGTGTGGGTTATAGTTTGTGGTATTACGTGGTGAAAAAACTGGATACAGTGGTCGCATCCATTGCACAGCTTTCTGTTCCCGTTATCGCGACACTTGGTGGCGTTTTGTTGTTATCTGAACCTGTTACTATGCAATTTATTATCTCATCGACTGTTATCTTACTTGGGATAAGCTTGGTTCTTGTCGCACCTAAACTTAAGAAATAA
- a CDS encoding DNA-J related domain-containing protein, with protein sequence MSNNQGVRASFHSHMENPLLWPIMEVLKRKPSGWKVHTLAAHLNDLGFMPVLDAAPEKELFKKNFLIMNALYQLQETLHPDGWLQVQAMDIELMNGSYHGNSHSIDHQDPLRDYYTNWANYEADEGEVKRLLNEFWTRYRKFVGADTLNLDKNRALKLFDLPVDATHKEIRKRWRQLALRWHPDRDEGNTAKFQTLCEAWHVLRSS encoded by the coding sequence ATGTCGAATAATCAAGGTGTGAGAGCAAGCTTTCATAGCCATATGGAGAACCCTTTGCTTTGGCCCATTATGGAAGTGCTTAAGCGAAAACCAAGTGGATGGAAAGTACACACACTGGCGGCTCATCTAAACGACCTTGGGTTTATGCCTGTATTAGATGCAGCACCTGAGAAGGAGTTATTTAAAAAGAACTTTCTCATTATGAATGCGCTGTATCAGCTTCAAGAAACGTTGCACCCTGATGGTTGGCTTCAAGTTCAAGCTATGGATATTGAATTGATGAATGGAAGCTATCATGGAAATAGCCACAGCATTGATCACCAAGACCCACTTCGAGACTACTACACTAATTGGGCTAACTATGAAGCGGATGAAGGTGAAGTCAAAAGGCTGCTGAACGAGTTTTGGACTCGGTACAGAAAGTTTGTTGGCGCTGATACGCTCAATTTAGATAAAAACCGTGCATTGAAGTTATTTGATCTCCCTGTAGACGCAACGCATAAGGAAATAAGAAAGCGTTGGCGACAGCTGGCATTGCGGTGGCATCCCGATAGAGACGAGGGCAATACGGCAAAATTCCAGACGCTTTGTGAAGCGTGGCATGTATTACGAAGTTCATGA
- the mrdA gene encoding penicillin-binding protein 2, producing MNHKRVKMRDHKIEVNLFKNRVIVAFCGILLFTLVLVANLYRLQVDNFESYQTRADGNRIKVLPIAPTRGLIYDRNGVLLAENKLVFNLTMIPEQTDDVDTMLAKLDKYIPRNVEQIARFKKRYHNTRRFKSVTILENLSEEEIAKFSVHQYQFPGLSIDTNLKRFYPNGEVLTHVLGYVAHINDSDLKKLEEKGIEANYQATTIIGKLGVERYYEDILHGTKGYQEVEVNSRGRVVRTIEYVPPVAGKDIVLNIDLELQKYVFEQLDHRTGSAVILDPKDNSVLAMASSPSYDPNLFVDGISSKNYQRLLNDPGHPLVNRTTLGVYPPASTIKPFMAVAGLQEHVISENTIRDDHGSWQIPGSKRNSKSWRDWKRWGHGPVDVTQAIEESVDSFFYQTAFDLGIDRISSWMNRFGFGEPTGIDIYEESTANMPTREWKMMRYRTPWYQGDTVPIGIGQGYWTSTPMQLAKATSVLVNHGKVMPPHILRATLDHGEDFDTQKLVEPEPMLSITEVPDEIWDVPINAMRLVNHGSRGSGRRAFKGTDYTSGGKSGTAQVFDLAKDQVYNSKKLARHLLDHALYTAFAPYEHPEYVATVVIEHGNGGSKVGAPYIRKVLDYAFEHKSGENKDHS from the coding sequence ATGAATCATAAACGCGTTAAGATGCGTGACCATAAAATCGAAGTAAACCTATTCAAAAACCGTGTAATCGTGGCGTTTTGTGGGATCTTATTGTTCACTCTCGTCTTAGTCGCCAACCTGTACCGACTTCAAGTCGACAATTTTGAAAGCTATCAAACTCGTGCTGATGGCAACAGAATCAAAGTATTGCCTATCGCGCCTACTCGCGGGCTAATTTACGATCGTAATGGTGTGTTGCTTGCCGAGAACAAGCTTGTGTTTAATCTAACGATGATTCCCGAGCAAACAGATGATGTCGATACCATGCTCGCCAAGCTAGACAAATACATCCCGCGTAATGTTGAGCAGATCGCTCGATTCAAAAAACGTTATCACAACACGCGCCGTTTCAAATCTGTCACTATATTAGAGAACCTAAGTGAAGAAGAGATCGCTAAGTTTTCGGTGCACCAGTACCAATTCCCCGGCTTATCGATTGATACGAACTTAAAGCGCTTTTACCCAAATGGAGAGGTGCTGACCCATGTCTTAGGGTATGTGGCACACATTAATGATAGTGACCTAAAGAAGCTAGAAGAAAAAGGCATCGAAGCGAATTATCAAGCGACTACTATTATTGGTAAGCTCGGTGTCGAACGCTATTACGAAGATATCCTACACGGAACCAAAGGCTATCAAGAAGTTGAAGTAAACAGCCGTGGCCGTGTTGTTCGGACTATTGAGTACGTGCCGCCAGTTGCAGGCAAAGACATAGTATTAAATATTGACCTTGAACTGCAAAAATACGTATTTGAGCAACTTGATCACCGAACCGGAAGTGCAGTAATTCTCGATCCGAAAGACAACAGTGTACTGGCGATGGCATCTAGCCCAAGTTATGACCCTAATCTATTTGTCGACGGCATTTCGAGTAAGAACTACCAACGTCTATTGAATGACCCTGGTCACCCGTTGGTGAATCGCACCACACTGGGCGTTTACCCCCCAGCATCCACCATAAAACCATTTATGGCCGTTGCTGGATTACAAGAGCATGTTATATCAGAAAACACCATTCGTGATGATCACGGTTCATGGCAAATTCCCGGTTCCAAACGCAACTCTAAATCATGGCGAGACTGGAAACGCTGGGGTCACGGTCCTGTTGACGTAACTCAAGCGATTGAAGAGTCGGTGGATTCATTCTTCTATCAAACCGCCTTTGATTTAGGTATCGACCGCATCTCAAGTTGGATGAATCGCTTTGGTTTTGGTGAACCTACGGGCATCGATATCTATGAAGAAAGCACCGCCAACATGCCAACTCGAGAATGGAAGATGATGCGTTATCGTACACCTTGGTATCAAGGTGACACCGTCCCTATTGGTATTGGCCAAGGGTATTGGACATCCACGCCAATGCAACTTGCCAAAGCAACCTCGGTACTAGTTAATCATGGGAAGGTAATGCCACCTCATATCTTGAGAGCTACCTTAGATCACGGTGAAGATTTTGATACGCAAAAACTTGTTGAACCTGAGCCGATGCTGTCGATCACTGAAGTACCAGACGAGATATGGGATGTACCTATTAATGCGATGCGACTCGTAAACCACGGCAGTCGAGGTAGCGGCAGACGTGCATTTAAAGGAACTGACTACACTAGCGGCGGTAAATCGGGTACAGCCCAAGTATTTGATCTTGCAAAAGATCAGGTCTACAACTCCAAGAAACTGGCTCGGCATTTACTCGACCACGCGCTTTACACGGCATTCGCACCTTACGAACACCCTGAATATGTCGCGACTGTGGTCATCGAGCACGGTAATGGTGGTTCCAAGGTCGGTGCTCCTTATATCCGTAAAGTACTCGACTATGCATTCGAACATAAGAGTGGAGAAAACAAAGATCACTCATAG
- the fabV gene encoding enoyl-ACP reductase FabV produces the protein MLIEPIIKGVVAKSAHPLGCQEAVKQQIKFVKSAPQIKDGPKRVLIIGASSGFGLAARIALTFGGAKADTIGVSFERGPNEKSLGSAGWYNNIYFKKEAEREQRTAINIVGDAFSQETRSQVVEAIETYFEGEVDLIIYSLAAGVRPKPNTEEFWRSAIKPIGESVTGATISLEHDNWVTNTLDAATEEEAESTLKVMGGEDWEQWIDELINAESIAPGCKTIAFSYVGPEVTHPIYLDGTLGRAKIDLHQTSHALNLELANFGGNAYATVCKALVTKASVFIPGLSPYLLALYRVMKEKETHEGCIQQMQRLFSSKLYGQTKVPLDGERLIRMDEWELDPETQAHVTELLEAMDENNFQSIGDYQGFKEEFLQLNGFAQSSVDYKEKLNTDDFIKLKP, from the coding sequence ATGCTGATCGAACCTATTATCAAGGGTGTGGTAGCCAAAAGCGCTCACCCTCTAGGCTGTCAAGAAGCCGTAAAGCAACAAATCAAGTTTGTTAAGAGTGCGCCGCAGATCAAAGATGGCCCTAAGCGAGTACTGATTATCGGTGCTTCCTCTGGCTTTGGCCTTGCCGCTCGCATTGCCCTTACCTTTGGCGGTGCAAAAGCTGACACCATCGGTGTCTCATTCGAGCGCGGTCCTAACGAAAAATCTCTAGGCAGCGCTGGTTGGTACAACAACATCTATTTCAAGAAAGAAGCCGAACGAGAGCAACGCACTGCTATCAACATTGTTGGCGACGCATTTTCACAAGAAACACGTTCACAAGTTGTCGAAGCCATTGAAACCTACTTCGAAGGTGAAGTGGATCTGATTATCTACAGCTTAGCCGCTGGCGTAAGACCCAAACCAAATACCGAAGAATTCTGGCGTTCTGCCATTAAGCCAATCGGTGAAAGCGTGACTGGTGCGACTATCTCATTAGAGCACGACAACTGGGTGACCAACACACTTGATGCTGCAACGGAAGAAGAAGCCGAAAGCACACTCAAAGTCATGGGCGGCGAAGATTGGGAACAGTGGATAGATGAGCTGATCAATGCTGAATCTATTGCCCCAGGTTGCAAAACCATTGCTTTTTCTTATGTTGGTCCAGAAGTCACGCACCCTATCTACTTGGACGGTACTTTGGGCCGCGCTAAAATAGACCTTCATCAAACCAGTCACGCACTTAACCTTGAACTAGCAAACTTTGGCGGTAATGCTTACGCGACCGTGTGTAAAGCATTAGTGACCAAAGCGAGTGTGTTCATTCCGGGGCTAAGCCCTTACCTACTCGCTTTATATAGAGTGATGAAAGAAAAAGAGACCCACGAAGGTTGCATCCAACAAATGCAACGCTTATTCAGCAGTAAGCTGTATGGACAAACCAAAGTACCACTTGATGGCGAGCGCCTAATTCGGATGGATGAATGGGAACTCGACCCAGAAACCCAAGCTCATGTGACTGAACTACTTGAAGCTATGGATGAAAACAACTTCCAATCAATCGGTGACTATCAAGGTTTTAAAGAAGAGTTTTTACAGTTGAACGGTTTTGCTCAATCATCGGTAGACTATAAAGAGAAACTTAACACTGATGATTTTATAAAGTTAAAGCCTTAA
- a CDS encoding isopenicillin N synthase family dioxygenase yields the protein MKLETVDYLADDAAEQFVRSLRETGFGVLKNHPIPKELVESIYENWYQFFISEEKENFHFNVETQDGYFPPSVSEVAKGHTVKDIKEYFHVYPWGQIPEQLKEQILDYYQRANAFAQELLGWVEAHAPKEVQEKFSIALSEMINGSEQTLLRVLHYPPMQGDEEPGAIRAAAHEDINLLTVLPAANEPGLQVKAQNDEWLDVPCDFGNMIINIGDMLQEASGGYFPSTTHRVINPSGERQEKSRISLPLFLHPKPEVVLSEKYTANEYLMERLRELGVI from the coding sequence ATGAAACTGGAAACTGTCGATTACCTTGCTGACGACGCAGCAGAACAATTTGTTCGATCTCTACGTGAAACGGGTTTTGGTGTTCTTAAGAATCACCCCATCCCAAAAGAGCTTGTTGAGTCAATTTACGAGAACTGGTACCAATTCTTCATTTCTGAAGAGAAAGAGAACTTCCACTTCAATGTTGAAACACAAGATGGATATTTTCCACCTTCAGTTTCTGAAGTTGCTAAGGGCCACACTGTAAAAGACATCAAAGAATACTTTCACGTATACCCTTGGGGTCAGATTCCTGAACAGTTAAAAGAACAGATTCTAGATTACTACCAACGTGCTAATGCTTTTGCTCAAGAACTATTAGGTTGGGTTGAAGCACATGCGCCTAAAGAAGTACAAGAGAAGTTTTCAATCGCGCTTTCTGAAATGATTAATGGCAGCGAACAAACACTGCTTCGCGTCCTTCATTACCCACCAATGCAAGGCGATGAAGAGCCAGGTGCTATCCGCGCAGCCGCTCACGAAGACATCAACTTACTGACTGTTCTTCCTGCAGCAAATGAGCCGGGCCTTCAAGTTAAAGCTCAGAATGACGAGTGGTTAGATGTTCCATGTGACTTCGGTAATATGATCATAAACATTGGTGACATGCTTCAAGAAGCATCAGGTGGTTACTTCCCATCGACAACTCACCGTGTAATTAATCCATCAGGTGAACGCCAAGAGAAATCTCGTATCTCTTTGCCACTATTCCTTCACCCAAAACCGGAAGTTGTACTGTCTGAGAAGTACACCGCAAATGAATACCTAATGGAACGTCTAAGAGAGCTTGGTGTTATCTAA